In Thermodesulfobacteriota bacterium, the genomic stretch TGAACTCCTCGACCTCCATCGCGTACGGGTGGTCGGGGCCCTTAAGGTTCCTGTCGAGTGTCAGATGCTTTTCTACGATCGACGCCCCGAGCGCCACTGCCCCGAGGGCCACGGTGCTGCCCGGCGTGTGGTCGGATATCCCGACCGGGCAGGCGAACTCCCTCGCGAGCGCGGCCATTGCCCTGATGTTCACGTCCTCGTATGAAGGCGGATAGAGCGATGCGCAATGCAGCAGCGCCACCTGGTGGTTCTTCTGCCCTGTTACGAGCTCGACCGCCCTCCTTACCTCTTCCATGTAGGCCGCGCCGGTGGACAGTATAACTGGCTTCCCGAAGGAGGCGACCTCCTCTATGAACGGCTCGTTCGTAAGCTCGCCTGAGGCGAGCTTGAACGCATCTACCCCTATCTCGTTCAAGAGCGCGGCCCTTTTGCTCTCGAACGGCGCGGAAAGGAAGGTTATCCCGACCGAGGCGCAGTGCATCTTCAGGATCTCATGCCATTCCTCCGGAAGCGTAAGCCTCTCCAATACGGGATACGCCGGGTGCGGCGCCCATTTTCCGCTCTCGTCAGGCCTCAAGGGATTAAGTAGCCCCTCTGCCGTAAAGGACTGGAACTTTACCGCGTCGGCTCCGGCGTATTTCGCCGCTTCTATCAGTTCCCTGGCCCTGCCGAGGTCGGAGTCGTGGTTCGAGCCTATCTCGGCTATCACATAGGCCGGGTATCCCGCGCCTACAGGGCGATTTCCTATACTGATGACGCTTCTCATGGTCCCGCCTTTCAACCAGTATTCCGCCCTCTCAGGCGGCTTTCCAGGGGTTTCCGGCAGGTTTGCGCACGCCGGCCTTCCCGATATCCTTTTTCTCCGTAAGCTCGCCTTCGCATTCCGGGCACGAGTGCCTTCCGGACCTCATCATGTATTCGGCGCCCCATCCGCAGTATTCTTTTTTGCATTTCCCGCACACGTAAGTCGGCATCATCGCGCACCCCCTTTTTAAACCGCGACCGGTCTCTTTGCCTGGACCGAAAGGCAGGCCAGGGACGAAAGGAGCCCCTCGGCAACCGCCCCGGCCTCCTCGTCCGAAAGGAGCGGGTATATGGGGAGGCTTACCTCCTCGGCGTAGAACCTGAGCGCCCTCGGGAAATCCCCGGGCTTGAACCCCATTGCCCTGTAATATGGCTGCGTATGGACGGGTATGTAATGGACCTGCAGGCCTATGCCTATCTCGGACATGAGCCTGAAGAGGTCTTTCCTTTCGACCCCGAGCTCGGAAAAGGGTATCCTTACCGGATAGAGGTGCCACGCGCTCCTCGCCCCCTCGGGCGCGGAAGGGGGCCTAACGAACGGGTACTTGGAGAAGAGCCTGTCGTAGAGGGCGGCTATGCCGGCCCTCCTCTCGATGAAGCGGTCGAGCTTCTTCAATTGGCTTATGCCGAGGGCGCAGTTTATGTCCGGGAGCCTGTAGTTGAAGCCGAGGTCCTGCATCTCGTAATACCAGGGGCCCTCGGCTTTTGAAAGCCTTGCGGGGTCCTTGACGACGCCGTGGCTCCGTAGCGTCTTGAGCTTCTCATAAAGCGCGGGGTCGTTGGTCGTGACCGCCCCGCCCTCGCCTGTCGTTATGGATTTGACGGGGTGGAAACTGAATACAGTCATGTCCGAATGGCTGCAAGAGCCGACCTTCCGTACCTTGCCTTTCGAGTCGGTCCACCCGGCCCCGAGCGCGTGGCAGGCGTCCTCTATGACGATAAGGCCGTGCTTGATGGCGGCCTCACGTATCTCCTCCATGCGGCACGGGACCCCAGCGAAATGGACCGGCACGACCGCCTTTACGGCCCTGTCTTTCGCGGCCTTTCTCCTCAAGCTTTCGGGGTCCAGGTTCATGCCGTCCGCCTCAATGTCGGCGAAGTCGGGCCTCGCGCCGGCGTATAGCGCGGCGTTCGCCGAGGCGAGAAAGGTTATCGGGGATGTCACGGCCTTGTGCCCCTCGCCGAGCCCGGCGGCCTTCATCGCGAGATGGAGCGCTGCGGTCCCGTTCGAGCATACGACCGCGTATCTTGCGCCGGTGTATCCGGCTATCTCCGCCTCGAAGGCCTCGACGAGCGGGCCCTGGGTAAGCATGCCGTCGAGGGACTTCGCGACCGCCTCTATGTCGGAAAGGTCAATTGTTTGCCGCCCGTAGGATATGGCTGTCTTCGCCATCGGAGAACTCCTGTATTATTTTCCGTATCTCAAGGACGTTCAGCACGCTGTCGTTCCTCTCGCTCGAGTAGACGAAGCCCTCGGTCACCGGCCTTCCGCCGTTCTTCCTTTCCTCCCCCCACCACTTGAACTGCGGCTGTATGACATAGTAGTCGTCGTATTCGAGGGTGAGCCTGCCGTCGTCCTCGGATATGAGCGTCTCGTGGAGCTTCTCGCCCGGACGTATGCCCACGACCTCTACCGAGCAATCGGGGGCCACCGCCTTCGCGATCTCCGTTATCGCGGCGCTCGGTATCTTCGGGACGAATATCTCCCCGCCCTTCATCCTTTCGAGGGAGGCGAGCACGAACTCGGCGCCCTCGTCGAGGGTAATCCAGAACCTCGTCATCCTGGTGTCGGTTACCGGGAGCACGCCCTTCTCCTTGAGCTTCAAAAAGAGGGGTATGACGCTTCCGCGGCTCCCGACGACGTTCCCGTAACGGACCACAGAGAACCTCGTGGGCTTGGAACCTGCATATGAATTGCCCGCTATGAAGAGCTTGTCAGAGCAGAGCTTTGTCGCTCCGTAGAGGTTAATGGGGTTTGCGGCCTTGTCGGTCGAGAGCGCGACCACCTTTTTGACCCCCAGGTCCACGCATACGTCTATGACGTTCTGAGCGCCGAGGACGTTTGTCTTTATCGCCTCGAACGGGTTGTATTCGGCCGCCGGGACCTGCTTGAGGGCCGCCGCGTGGACGACGTAGTCGACACCGTCGAAGGCCCTGTAGAGCCTCTCCTTGTCCCTTACGTCGCCTATGAAGAACCTCAAAGAGGGATCGTTGAACGACTGCATCATCTCCGACTGCTTGAGCTCGTCCCTGCTGAGTATTACGAGCCTTTTGGGCCTGTACCTCGAAAGTATCTTCCTTGTGAGCTTCTTTCCGAGGGAACCCGTGCCGCCGGTGATGAGTATGGTCCTGCCGTTCAAGTCCATGAATAAGCTCTCCTTGAGGTTTTAAGGTGCGGGTTGATCTCGCAATAGGTACTTAGCAATATGCGTGCCACATTAAAGAGATAATGCCTGCTTTAAATAAAACTAGCAAAAACAGGGCATTAGAATGAGCAGCAGAAGCTGTGGGCTGGTTTGAGGCAGGTTCGGGACAGTGAAAGTCAAATATCTGACAAGGCCGGTGATGAATAGGGAAAAGATTTCCCGGTCAATAAACCTCTTTCCGGAAAGGCAGTTGCGCGGGCTGACCGGGAAAAAGGGACTTCTTCCCGGGTCAGACCTTGATCGGGAAGTTGGAAGGGTAATCGTCCCTGTCTATGACGCACTGGATGGCGTTCATGCTCTCGGCGTTGAAAACGACCGGGCCCTTGAGGTTCAGGCTCAACTCCCTCGCGTCGCGGGCAACGCAGACCATAACAAGCGTAACAAGCCCTTCGGGGCTTTCCGCCCCAAGCTTCTCCATCTCCCATTTCTTGAGCGGGACCGAGTAGCCGGGCTTGAAGGCGCTCGGGTCGGTAAGGAGAAAGGCCACTCCCGGGTCGTCGATCGACTGCATCCACCTGAACGTGCCCTGTTCGTCGTGGTCGATGATTATGAACCTCCTGAGCCTTTCGAAACCAGGCATGGCCTGTACGAACCTGATGACCTTGTTCTCGGGGACCGATATCTCGCCGAAGCGGGAAGTCGAGAAGCTTATCGCGGACGAAGGGGCCTTCACCGTAGCAGTGATCATTTTTTCCTGAATCCTTTCAATTTATCAGCCACTTCGCTCGGAAGCCCGGCGGCTTTCACGTTCGTTTCCTGTATCCTCAGGTATATCTCCTCGCGGTGCACCGCGCAGCTCTGCGGGGCCTCTATCCCGAGCTTTACATGGTTGTCCTTGACCTCTACCACGACGAGCTTTATGTCGTCGCCGATCCTTATCCCCTCTCCCGACTTCCTTGTCAGTACCAGCATGGCGCCCTCCCTGGCTTACCTTTTTTTTCGGGGACGGTGCCCCGGTTTATCCTATTTTCACGCCGCCGGCCTCAATCTGTCAAGGAGGCTGTAAAGCCCCCGGTCCTCGCGCTCTATCATCTTTGCCATAACGTAGAAAAACATTCTCGTCTCATACATGAACCCCACGGGGTTGGCCCGTATCGAGCCCGGGTCGCCCCACTTGAGCCTGTAGGCCGTAAAGGACGCGAGCGTAATCTCCATATCGTCGATGAACCTGCAGGCGTCGGCCCTGTGCGACTCCCCCATTCTCCGGGAAAGGGCCTCCTTGAGCGAATCGACCTCGGACTCGACGTGCACCGAGAGTTTTCCCGAGAGGCGCGACAGCCGTTCTGCAGCCCTTTCTGCTTCGGTCCTGAGAGCCCCGGCGCTAAGGGACTTCACAAGCCCCGCTATCTCCCTCAGGAGTTCATTGTGCTGCCTTCTCAGGCTTTCCGAGGTTGCCATGCCCGCCCCCGGCTTACTCAGCGCAGGTAATCGAATATGCTGAGGCTGAAGACCCTTCCGGCGGACGCGAGCGCGGCCTGCAGGGCCACCTCGCCCGCCTTGAGGTCGGTTATGAGCTCCGCCATGTCCGCGTCCTCAAGCACCGATACGGTCGACTGGAGCTCGAGCTTGTAGACCGAGAGGTCCTGCTCGGCGGCGTTGAGCCGTGTGACCCTGCCGCCTATGCCGGATACTCCCTTTGAGAGCTGCGCAAACCCGGCATCGAGGCCGTCGATGGCCGCGCGCACGCCGTCGCCGTCGTCGGCTGCCAGGGCTGCGGAAAAGGCCGCGACGGTAGCCATTATGTCCGTTCCGCCGCCGCTGCCTCCGAAGACTTCTCCGCCGTTAATAGCCATGTCGACCGAGGCCGACGAGCCTATCTTTATCGCCTGCACGTTCGAGTCGCCCTGAAAAGCGCCCGAAGGGTCGAACGCCGGCGAGTCGGACCTGTATCCAGCGAAGATATACCTGTTGTCGAACCTGGTGTTCCCTATGCTTACGAGCTCGTCGAAGAGGTTGTCGACCTCCGCCTTTATCATCTCCCTGGTCTCGGAGGTCGCGGTGCCGCTGGCGGCAGTGACCGCAAGCTCCTGGAGCCTTATGACCGCGTCCTTGGCCCTGTCCAGCGCCTGCTCCGTGATCCCCAGGTGCGAAAGGGCGTAGCCTATGTTCCTCTCGTACTGGCCGAACTGGGATATGAGGGACTTGGAGGTCAGTATCTTGTGCGCGTTCACCGGGTCGTCGGAAGGGGCGTTGACCTTCCGGCCCGACGAAATCTGCTTGTTTATGTTGTATATCTTCTCCTGGCGAAGGAGGAGGTCGCTTACGTACCTGTCATATGAAAGCTTCTGGGTGACCCTCATCTTACCGCCTCCTATCTGATGCTGAGGAGCGTTTCAAGCATCTGGTCCACGGTCGACATGACCTTCGCGGCCGCTTCGTATGCCCTCTGGAGCTTAACGAGGTTTATGGCCTCCTCCTCTATGGAGACCCCGGAGACCGAGTCCCTGGCCGCCCGGAGCTCGGACATGTATATCTTCTGGGCCTCGGCCCTGGCCTTCGCGTTTCCGGCGCTGGTCCCGAGGTCCGTTACCACCCTGTTGTAGAAGTTCCCGAACGAGGCGCCGCTTATCGAAGCCTTGTCCCTCAGCCCGGCAAGCTCCGTGGCGTTCGTGTTGTCGCCGGGGACGCCCGCGGACGTGGAGGAAGCCGCGACCTTGTCAGGGTCCGTTACCGCCACCGAGAAATTCCTGGCAGCGCTTTCGGTCGCGCTTACCATGAACTTGTCCCCTGCCGCCGGAGGGCGGGCGCCGTCGGTTATGGTGACGCTCAGGCCGTCGAAGCCAATGGTGGAGCCCGAAGTGTAAGCGCCTGTCGCGACTACGCTATTCTGCCCTGCATTGAATACCGTATACGCGCCGGGCCCGGAAAACCGTATCTCGTAGTCGTCGAGCGTAAGCTGGCTTAAGTCGGTGACGGCCCCCGCGGATATGACCGCGCCGCCCTGGTTCGTGCCTGCGGACCGAGTGGACACGGAAAGTGGTGTAAAGAAATCGACCCCTGTCGAGCCGTCAAGGCCCCATCCGGCCGAGTGCTGCAGGTTGACCTCCTTTACGAGCGATGCCGCGAGGAGGTTTATCTTCGAGTGGGCGTCCTTGAAATACGCGTATCCGTCGATATCTCCCTTTATGCTGCCGCTCGATATCCTCGACTCGATCGATGCGCCGTTCAGGTAGAGCTTGAACGCGTCAATGGAGTCAGGGTCGGTCCCTGCCGTCATCTCCGAGCTCTTTACGCCGGCTACTATGAACGAGCCGCCGAGGAATACGTCTACCTGGCCCTGGTCGTTCTCCGCTACCGAGACGTCCACGACCTTCGCGAGGCCCTCAAGGAGGACGTCCCTCCTGTCCCTTAGGTCGTTGGCGTCCATGCCTGAAAGCTCGGTGGCCGATATCTGCTGGTTGAGGCCCGCTATCTCGGAGGCTATCCCGTTTATCTCGCTTACCTTGGCCTCTATCGAGCCCCTTATGTTGGAGACGTTGTCCCTTATCGCGCCGTCGATGGAATTTATCGTGTCGGCGAGGACGGTGGCCCTCGCTATCAGGGACGACCTCTCGCCGTAGGACGACGGATTGGCCGCGAGCTCCTGGAAGGCGTTGAAAAGGGCGTCGAGCCTGGAGCTCAGGCCCGAGCCGTCGAAGTCGTTCAATATCGATTCCAGGGCATACAAGTGGCTGCCCGCGGTCTCGTAGCTGGAGAAAAGCGACACCGCGCTCCTCAACTGGACCGTCCGGAAGGAATCGTAGACCCGCTCTATGGCCGTGACGCTTACGCCGGTGCCGTACTGGAGGCCTCCGAAGGTCACGGGGTTGTTCGCCGAAAGCACGGCCCGCTGCCTGGTATACCCGTCGGTGTTGGCGTTCGAGATGTTGTGGGATGTGACGTTCAGGGCCTTCTGGCTGGTCATGAGGGCCGATTTGGCTATGTTGAAGACACCGTTCAGGCTCGACATGCTCAGGCCCCCTTGCTCAAGCGCGAGCCCTTGAAGGCGAGCTCTTCGGCCTTGCCGCCGGGCCTGTACGCGCTCGGCTGAAGGAAGTTGCCCAGGAACCCGAGGGTCTTCTTGACGTTGTCGAGAGAGCTCCGGATCGCCAGGCTGTTGAGGTCGTTAAGCTCCTTTATGCTCGCCGCGAGCGACGCGAGTGTTTTAAGGCACCCGTCGAGCTCGGCCCCTAACTCGCCTCCATGCCTCACTATGCTTTCGAGCGCGGGTCCGTCGTCGCACTGAATGCCGAGAGAAGCGCATGCATCCTCTATGCGCTTTACCCTCGCCGCTACGGAGGCGTCGATCTTTCTTACGAGCCCTTCTTTTTCACCCGCTGCCTCATAGAGCGCCTTGTAGTCCCTCGCTACTATGGACTCCGTCTCCCTGTGGAGAACGGCTATGAGCTCCTTGCAGAGCCCTATCTCTTTTTTGAGGTGTCCTATGAGCCCGTCCATATCATCCTATTTTTTGGCTTGCAGGGCGTCCCTGACCGCACGCTCTATCATCTTTTCCGCCACTTTGCCGGCGTCTACCTCGTAGCTCCCCTGGTCCACTTCGTTCTTGAGCTTTACTACTTTTTCGACCCTCATGTCAGGGACCGTGTCGAGGAGCGACTTGGCCCTCTGGAACTCCCTTGCCCTGGGTGATATGTCTACGCTGTCGCCGGAAGTCGCTCCGCCGCTGCCGCCGCTTTTCTTTACATTTCCGCCGTCACCGGCCTTTTTAACGTAATTGTCAGTCCCTACTCCGCCTGGCTTTTTGCCGCCGATTTTCATGAATTCCTCCTAAAGTGCCATATGAATCAACTTACGTCCATATCGGCGGCGTTTTTCCAAAACTTTAGGAGTGCGGGGCCTTTTGCGTCAATATTCCGGACATGCCGGGGCTTAATGCGTTTCAGCCGTAAAAAGTGTCAGGGTTCAGGGCAATCCCGTTCATCAGGACCTCGAAATGGAGGTGAGGCCCGGTGGAGCGGCCTGTGGAGCCGACATATGCTATGGGCCTGGAGAAATCGACCCTGTCCCCGGCCTTTACGAGGTTTTCGGCGTTATGCCCGTACCTGGTAACATGGCCGTCATCATGGAGCACCTCGACAAGGTTCCCGTAACCGCCCTTCCAGCCGCTGAAGACTACCCTGCCCGGAGCGGCCGGGAAAACGGGAGTGCCCTCGGCCGCGGCTATGTCGATCCCGTGATGGAACCTCTCCTCACGGGTCAGGGGGTCGGTCCTCATCCCGAAACCCGAGCTTACCTTTGCTTCCCCCTTGACCGGGAACATGAACTCCATGCCCCTTGCCGGTGCCTCAGGCGCAAAGGGCATTCGGACCTCAGGCGCATGTGCATATGCCCTTAAAGGGAGGCCCTTATCGAGCAGAAGGGGATCGGCCCCCGTGAAATCCCTGAGGAGTATATCCCCGAGCCCGATGCCGCCCGCCCGGGCCATTACCCTCGAAAGCTCGGCGTCGAGAAGAGAGGTATATATCTCCTCGCCGCTGCCGCCGCTAAACAGGTCGCCTTTATTAACGGTCTCCCTCATGGTCTTCAGCATCTGGTTTATGAACAGGGCCTCGAAATCGGCCACAGCCTTCCTGAGTTCCGCCTGGGTCCCGTCCCTACCGGCAGATACGCCTTCCCGGGCCCCGCTTATCGTATTTACGACGTCCATGTGCATTCCTAAAGGCCGACCTTTTCGAGGTCGCCGGCTATGTGGATTATCGCGCCCTCGAGCTCCTTTAGCGCGCCTGGCTCTTCCTGTATCTTCATCGCGAGGCCCATGATGGATACGAGGCCGTTCCTCACATGGTGTGAGATATAATGCTTGCACTCCTTCGGTATCCTGTGTGAGCTCCTTATAGCAAGTTCTTCGCCGACGACGTCCGCGCCCATTGTGCACTCACCCGCCTTTCAGATTATTTCAAGAGTTGCCTGCAGCGCTCCCGCCGCCTTTATGGCCTGGAGTATGGCGACAAGGTCGCGCGGGGTCACTCCTATGAGATTCAAGGCCCTCACCACCTCCCCGAGTGTCACGCTCTCCGGGAGGACTATGAGCCTTG encodes the following:
- a CDS encoding N-acetylneuraminate synthase family protein, which produces MRSVISIGNRPVGAGYPAYVIAEIGSNHDSDLGRARELIEAAKYAGADAVKFQSFTAEGLLNPLRPDESGKWAPHPAYPVLERLTLPEEWHEILKMHCASVGITFLSAPFESKRAALLNEIGVDAFKLASGELTNEPFIEEVASFGKPVILSTGAAYMEEVRRAVELVTGQKNHQVALLHCASLYPPSYEDVNIRAMAALAREFACPVGISDHTPGSTVALGAVALGASIVEKHLTLDRNLKGPDHPYAMEVEEFRTMISGVRDLEKALGDGIKKPSPNEMAERTGARRSIYAKTDIPKGEVVTSEKLKLVRHAYGLEPKEMGRVIGSVAARDLRKDMPVRSEDLCR
- the pseC gene encoding UDP-4-amino-4,6-dideoxy-N-acetyl-beta-L-altrosamine transaminase, with translation MAKTAISYGRQTIDLSDIEAVAKSLDGMLTQGPLVEAFEAEIAGYTGARYAVVCSNGTAALHLAMKAAGLGEGHKAVTSPITFLASANAALYAGARPDFADIEADGMNLDPESLRRKAAKDRAVKAVVPVHFAGVPCRMEEIREAAIKHGLIVIEDACHALGAGWTDSKGKVRKVGSCSHSDMTVFSFHPVKSITTGEGGAVTTNDPALYEKLKTLRSHGVVKDPARLSKAEGPWYYEMQDLGFNYRLPDINCALGISQLKKLDRFIERRAGIAALYDRLFSKYPFVRPPSAPEGARSAWHLYPVRIPFSELGVERKDLFRLMSEIGIGLQVHYIPVHTQPYYRAMGFKPGDFPRALRFYAEEVSLPIYPLLSDEEAGAVAEGLLSSLACLSVQAKRPVAV
- the pseB gene encoding UDP-N-acetylglucosamine 4,6-dehydratase (inverting) encodes the protein MDLNGRTILITGGTGSLGKKLTRKILSRYRPKRLVILSRDELKQSEMMQSFNDPSLRFFIGDVRDKERLYRAFDGVDYVVHAAALKQVPAAEYNPFEAIKTNVLGAQNVIDVCVDLGVKKVVALSTDKAANPINLYGATKLCSDKLFIAGNSYAGSKPTRFSVVRYGNVVGSRGSVIPLFLKLKEKGVLPVTDTRMTRFWITLDEGAEFVLASLERMKGGEIFVPKIPSAAITEIAKAVAPDCSVEVVGIRPGEKLHETLISEDDGRLTLEYDDYYVIQPQFKWWGEERKNGGRPVTEGFVYSSERNDSVLNVLEIRKIIQEFSDGEDSHILRAANN
- a CDS encoding flagellar assembly protein FliW; protein product: MITATVKAPSSAISFSTSRFGEISVPENKVIRFVQAMPGFERLRRFIIIDHDEQGTFRWMQSIDDPGVAFLLTDPSAFKPGYSVPLKKWEMEKLGAESPEGLVTLVMVCVARDARELSLNLKGPVVFNAESMNAIQCVIDRDDYPSNFPIKV
- the csrA gene encoding carbon storage regulator CsrA; its protein translation is MLVLTRKSGEGIRIGDDIKLVVVEVKDNHVKLGIEAPQSCAVHREEIYLRIQETNVKAAGLPSEVADKLKGFRKK
- the flgL gene encoding flagellar hook-associated protein FlgL; the encoded protein is MRVTQKLSYDRYVSDLLLRQEKIYNINKQISSGRKVNAPSDDPVNAHKILTSKSLISQFGQYERNIGYALSHLGITEQALDRAKDAVIRLQELAVTAASGTATSETREMIKAEVDNLFDELVSIGNTRFDNRYIFAGYRSDSPAFDPSGAFQGDSNVQAIKIGSSASVDMAINGGEVFGGSGGGTDIMATVAAFSAALAADDGDGVRAAIDGLDAGFAQLSKGVSGIGGRVTRLNAAEQDLSVYKLELQSTVSVLEDADMAELITDLKAGEVALQAALASAGRVFSLSIFDYLR
- the flgK gene encoding flagellar hook-associated protein FlgK gives rise to the protein MSSLNGVFNIAKSALMTSQKALNVTSHNISNANTDGYTRQRAVLSANNPVTFGGLQYGTGVSVTAIERVYDSFRTVQLRSAVSLFSSYETAGSHLYALESILNDFDGSGLSSRLDALFNAFQELAANPSSYGERSSLIARATVLADTINSIDGAIRDNVSNIRGSIEAKVSEINGIASEIAGLNQQISATELSGMDANDLRDRRDVLLEGLAKVVDVSVAENDQGQVDVFLGGSFIVAGVKSSEMTAGTDPDSIDAFKLYLNGASIESRISSGSIKGDIDGYAYFKDAHSKINLLAASLVKEVNLQHSAGWGLDGSTGVDFFTPLSVSTRSAGTNQGGAVISAGAVTDLSQLTLDDYEIRFSGPGAYTVFNAGQNSVVATGAYTSGSTIGFDGLSVTITDGARPPAAGDKFMVSATESAARNFSVAVTDPDKVAASSTSAGVPGDNTNATELAGLRDKASISGASFGNFYNRVVTDLGTSAGNAKARAEAQKIYMSELRAARDSVSGVSIEEEAINLVKLQRAYEAAAKVMSTVDQMLETLLSIR
- a CDS encoding flagellar protein FlgN encodes the protein MDGLIGHLKKEIGLCKELIAVLHRETESIVARDYKALYEAAGEKEGLVRKIDASVAARVKRIEDACASLGIQCDDGPALESIVRHGGELGAELDGCLKTLASLAASIKELNDLNSLAIRSSLDNVKKTLGFLGNFLQPSAYRPGGKAEELAFKGSRLSKGA
- the flgM gene encoding flagellar biosynthesis anti-sigma factor FlgM; translation: MKIGGKKPGGVGTDNYVKKAGDGGNVKKSGGSGGATSGDSVDISPRAREFQRAKSLLDTVPDMRVEKVVKLKNEVDQGSYEVDAGKVAEKMIERAVRDALQAKK
- a CDS encoding peptidoglycan DD-metalloendopeptidase family protein, translating into MDVVNTISGAREGVSAGRDGTQAELRKAVADFEALFINQMLKTMRETVNKGDLFSGGSGEEIYTSLLDAELSRVMARAGGIGLGDILLRDFTGADPLLLDKGLPLRAYAHAPEVRMPFAPEAPARGMEFMFPVKGEAKVSSGFGMRTDPLTREERFHHGIDIAAAEGTPVFPAAPGRVVFSGWKGGYGNLVEVLHDDGHVTRYGHNAENLVKAGDRVDFSRPIAYVGSTGRSTGPHLHFEVLMNGIALNPDTFYG